A genome region from Physeter macrocephalus isolate SW-GA chromosome 4, ASM283717v5, whole genome shotgun sequence includes the following:
- the TEX35 gene encoding testis-expressed protein 35, which produces MSAKRAELNKTNLNKKYKAVCLELKPELIKTYGYKGAKQEGPFSKPGGTKELKNELREVREELKEKMEEIKQIKDVMDKDFEKLQEFVEIMKEMQKDMDEKMDVLINIQKNSKLPRRRGPKEQQEELRLIGKTDADPQIRLKKMDGADRAPLALHKKMMALQQPKKDPMDSLHQCDTCCEKCLLCAPKNNYNQGQLPYQAWASFSPLASGPAF; this is translated from the exons ATGTCGGCCAAGAGGGCAGAACTGAACAAAACAAACCTG AACAAGAAGTACAAGGCAGTTTGCCTGGAATTGAAGCCAGAGCTCATCA AGACATATGGCTACAAAGGAGCTAAACAAGAAGGGCCATTTAGCAAACCAGGAGGGACAAAGGAGCTAAAG aatgaactcagggaggtgagggaagagCTCAAGGAAAAAATGGAGGAGATAAAACAG ATAAAAGATGTAATGGACAAGGACTTTGAAAAACTCCAGGAATTTGTGGAGATTATGAAG GAAATGCAAAAGGATATggatgagaagatggatgttttaataaatatacagAAGAACAGCAAGCT T CCTCGCAGGAGAGGACCAAAGGAGCAGCAAGAAGAACTCAGGCTGATAGGAAAGACGGACGCAGACCCACAGATCCGGCTGAAGAAAATGGATGGAGCTGATCGAGCACCACTTGCCCTTCACAAAAAGATGATGGCACTGCAACAACCAAAAAAGGATCCAATGGATTCCCTTCACCAATGTGATACCTGCTGT GAGAAATGTTTGTTGTGTGCCCCAAAGAACAACTACAATCAGGG GCAACTTCCATACCAGGCCTGGGCATCCTTTTCACCCTTGGCATCTGGACCTGCTTTCTGA